Within Trichoderma atroviride chromosome 2, complete sequence, the genomic segment ATTCATTTGTCATCTTGCTCGAAACAATTGCATCGCCAACTGAGAATCCTCGGTTCACCGCTATTATGGCAATATTCGCGCTTTAGTATAATTGGGGCAAAGTACGGAGTAGGGGGGGTGTCCACTAGCTATATCGTGAACCGCCGAATAATAAACGGACACGAATTTTAGTTTCCGTGCTCTTTCCAATGCCTCCTCGtatatatctatatataaAACGTATAGAACAAATTCTTACTTGTTCCATTTCGGCctgtaaaagaaaaaaataattgcGCCGCATCTGCGCTCGCGACTCTCCCCCCTAACAAACCCTCCTATAATCACTATTGAAACTAAGATTGTCGCGCCCCTTTATGGACGCCACATTGCTTCCGGCTTTTAATTTTCAACACCATGACCGACTTCGATGAAATCAAGGACCGGGATCCTTATACCTTTATTCCGGCTGATGAATTCTTCAATCACTTCGACAACGACTTGTTCGATTCATGTATTAGACAGCCCGAGAGAGCTTCATTTGATGAAGCTGACCAGCCAAAAATACAGATCAACGGCGAAGCGAGAAATGTGTTTCGGTATGGCAAAATCTTTCGGCTACACGAACAATTGGAGGGCGAGCCGGATGAAGAATCTCTGCTGTTGATAGAGTTTGTACGACCTCAAGTCTGGAGGATTCGCTTCAACCCTGCTGCCGCAAGTAAATGTAGCTTTAAAGATGAGAACAGGTAAGGCAGCACTCGAGCCATCTACTATAGCAATTCGTTGACTCAACTCTCGCCGATAATAGCCGTGCTATTGCATGCCCTAGTATGTCTGAGCTTATTACGAAATTGGATGGTTTTGAAGGGCTTGACTGGAGAGTCGAGCTTATATCCACTGTTCCGTCATATTACATCCTGCAATCTGTGAAAGCTGGCGCTGAAAAGCCCGAGGTCCAGCTTTGGATTCAGAAAAGCCCCTTTCAGATCACTGCTATCCGGCCTGTTAAGAATAGCCGCATCGTCGAAAAGTTTTCCATGCCTAGTACCATTGAGGAGGCTATTCGGTCGCAGGTTGACTTGCAGCCAATTCAAGGTGTTGAAAAGGCCGTCATCTGGAAAACCAAGCCTAAGCCGATCAAGTACGTATCTCGTGGTAGTGCGACTATCCTGTCTGTAGAAGCACCTGCAACAGCGCATTACATGGGGTTTGGCGAACAAGGAGGACGGAATTTGTTCAAATCCAATACATACATGAATTATTTCAGTGAGTTGATAGAGCAAAGCTGTAATGACATTGTACTGACTCTTTTCCGCAAGATTTTGACAACATGAAGTATCAAAATGTCTACGGCAATGGTCCTTTGGATGAACGAGAGCCGCTCTATCATACAGAGCCTTTCTGGATGGAAGTGGCTAGCCACATTGGATTCCAATCTGTTCTTGCGACAATGATTGACAACTACTCTCATACCTGCCTTGACGTACGAAAAACGCATCAAAGAACGATTCGCATTGCAACAAGATTCAACGAGTTTAATTGCATGATTGTAGCTGCTGACAGAATATCCGAGCTTCTCAACGTATACACATCAATCGTTGGCAAGCCGAGCCTCAAGCCGAGATACGTTCTTGGGTACCACCAAGGATGCTATGGATATGACACGAAAGAGGCGGTTCTGCAATGCGCTCAAAACTACCGAGATGCTCAATTCCCGCTTGATGCAATCCACATAGACGTGGATATTCAGAGGGAACACAAAACGTTTACTATTGACGACAGACCTGGGCATTTCCCCCAGCCTAAAGAAATGTTTGATACACTTAGGCGGCAAGGTGTGAAATGCTGTACAAACATCACGCCTCATATTAATTCTGCTCAAGACCCGGAATATACGACCCTCAACGAACTCTTGGAAAACAATTACTACGTTGAAGATAGGCGAGATCTTGCAAAGTCAGATTTACGTCCATGGCAAGACCGGTATCATTACTGGGACTATGGCAGGCGCGTTGTGACAAATCCATCCGAAACGAGGCCCGACTACAGAATACCGGATGAGACCGATTTGTCCGTGACGTATAACGCTGGAAAGCCGTTCCGTGGCGGAGTCTATTACGGATGGGGAAATGGTGCTCCTGGGTATTACCCAAATCTTAACAACCACGAAGTCAGAGAATGGTGGGGGAAGCAGTTCAAATATCTTTTTGAGTGCGGTGTTGAATTCATCTGGCAAGATATGACGTCTCCTTGTATTGCCCCTGAGTATGGAGACATGAAATCGTGAGTGAAAAGGCCCGCTGTTTTGCTTTTAAATCGCCACTAATTCAGATCAGATTCCCTTTTAGACTTCTTCTCGACAGTGATACCCGGCTTGATGAGTCTTACGAGGAAGTTGCAGTAAAAAGAAAGGCAATTGAGATATGGGCACTCTACAGTTATAACCTATACGAGGCTACCTTTAATGGGTTACAgaatctccatctcagtGGCACACTAAAAGAAAACAATGACTCATTGACAAAAACCAATCAAGAATTAACAGCAGGCAATGAGTTGGCATGGAGAAAAGGCCGACGGAATTTCATCATTGGAAGAGGCAGTTATATCGGAAGCCATAAATTCGCTGGTCTGTGGACCGGAGATAACGCTTCCACTTGGGACTTCCTCTCGACCTCGGTTGTACAGGTCTTGGGCCTTGGACTGTCTGGTAATGCAATTTCAGGACAGGATGTTGGAGGCTTTGAGTTCATCGAGCCAGATCATAACTGGGCAAATCCAGAGCTTCTGATTCGGTGGTATGGCGCGTACTCTTTACTACCCTGGTTTCGGTAAGTTGAGATGTTGCATTTCTAGGCCTGTATGCCACAGCAATATTGACTGAATGTACGCCGTCTAGCAATCATTATACAAAGTATCGGACCTTTCTTGACGGTCCCCACAAGGGCGAAATGAggaaagatggaaagcaGTTCCAGGAGCCGTATGCCTACGATCAACATTACCGAGACAACATGCACCACTTCCACGATCCAAGAGAggcctttctttttcggGCGGTGCTCCCTGTGTGCAGATACTACGTTCGGCTTCGTTACAGTCTGATGCAGCTGTTGTATGATGCCATGTTTGAAAATGCTGTTACAGGGATGCCGGTTGCCAGGTCGATGGTAAGATATTTCAGTGGGCGTTGCAATGTACTCGACTAACATCATCTGGTCTAGATAATTACCGATGATCAAGACGCAACATTGTTCTTTGAAGTGAGTTTGCTGTACAGAATGTTTCATCGACTAAGCTAATGAAATATAGAATAAGTGGTTTGCAAACGATCAATACCTGGTCGGAAACGATATCCTCGTGGCGCCACCCTTACGCGCTGAAGCGTTTTTCGACCGCCATGAAGTCTATCTACCATATCCCGACGAATGGTTTCCCATAAACCTTTACCCGGATGAGCCTTTGGGCACGGCGTTGAACCCAGCTATTGGCGGCGGAAGCCGTATTTTCTGCAAATGCAACATTAGCCTCGAAGACGACCATATTCCCAGAATTACTCCAATGTACATTCGCGAAGGTCAGATTCCCGCTGTCTTAAGAATAAAGAGCTATACTAACTCTGACCAGGCGCTATTATCCCCAAGATAGAGACGAGGATGAGCACGCCCGATTGGTATCCGAATGGCTATCCAGGTGCGGAATCGGACATGAAAGCGCCAGAGGCAAACCCGATTACTTTCCATGTTTATCCGGGTAAAGATAATGTGAGGTCTGCAATCCCACGAATCGAAGAATATGTTTCTGACACGTTATAGACTTATACAATGTACATTGATGACGGCATATCAACGGATAGCGAGCCGTTGTCCAAGATTCCAAACTTGACAGACGAACCCAAGCCTGATGCGGACAAATATTGCGAAGTGCTCATCAAGCAGGTAAGTACTTACAGCAACCCTCGTAATGAAAACGTTCTCTTTCAATGCCCTAACACCGACCAGGTTACCATGATtaataaagaagaaaagtgcACGCGAGTGCTCACAATCGAAGCCATACAAAACGGCTACGAGAAATACAAACAAATCGTCGGCGGCGAATACAAGGTGGTTTTCTGGCATAAGGAGTCGGCGTACAGTAATGATATCGTTGTTGGGGGCTCGCTTGGGCCTATTTCGGTGCAGCATTTGGAGCGCATTCGGGCAACGGTTGTCAAGTTTGCGACGGATGTTGTTCATCTGAAGGGGGGGATTACGATTACGCTTATTTACGATAATTAGCATTTAATAATTTAGCGGcattataatacttaatagaTTGAGCAttaataaaggaaataaCGATCTGGAGTATCGTGAAAATCGCGCTACGGTGTATGGATACGGCTGTCGACGCCATGGTTTGATAGGACGCCTCTACTTTACCTCGTTTAGGTGAATTATTTCAAGCTCATCGTAGTTCCTTGCCCAGCATGAGGAAGCCATTATAGTAGCAGATGCATATCACAAGAACAACGGCACTGATTCCGCCAGATGAAGCAAACGAAGTTGGTCAGTAGTCAACGAGGCCTCCAGTTCAAAAATGGCTCACCAAGTATCTTGAAACAGTCTGCTGACTTCTTATCCTTGAAATTAAATCAATTTGCTCCAGCGTGGTATTGATATCCGTTTCAAAAGATCTCATTATATTGGACTATGAGGAAGACCATAGTATCACGTGAAAATCGACCATTTTTACGAGCTCAAATCccttggccatcttgataCAAGTAATACATGATTAATACAGTTTAATTTCGGCTACAATAGATATTGGCTCAATGGTAAACCCAAAACAACGCTAATGCTCGACCGACGTGGCTCAGGCGCCGAATCCTCCTGCCAGCTAGACGAATCACTTGATGTTTTCTACAGGAGGCTAGACACTCAACTATCTATTGAGTGGTTCTGAAGCTCTATTCCTTCTTCGCTAGACAATCCACCATCTGTACGGACATCTATTAGCTCATGTAAGGATCGTATAGTGTCAAATGCAGTGCAAACAAGCTTTGTTGTGAAAGGCTGAAGCTTGGCGCCATCACATATTCACAGCATCCTTTTGAATTCTGCCTTTGCTAATTATGCGCCCAATCCCAAACGTGACATTAATCAGCACTACGACTCCTTTCCAACGCCGTCACGAATCCTACGCTGCGCCTACGTGTACTCGGGCTGCTTTCCCGAATGGGCCCGTTTTTTCCTATACCATTCGCCTATACCAGCAAAGATGCGGATCCAGGCAACTGGCTGGGGTTGACATTCTAGGGAGATAGACTTCCGAAATAGGTCTCAAAGTTTGAACTGGTTGCGCGTCATGAAGCTTTTATACGGAATGCTGCGCCTAATCAACGGGTCATTGCGACTCTAATTCCATCATTTTCTCAATACTTTGCTCTCTTCCTGCTAGCATAAAGAGCAGCTGCATGGAACAGCCGCTGTGATAAAACTGCCCGACTTGGATCTGCACCAAGGAGCTCATGGCTGCTAAAAGACCAAGCTTTTGCTGCCACCATGTTGGCTGCGAGACACTATGCTCGTCAGCAACGGCGATTTCCTAGCAGAGATAGTGTCGTGGTCTACTGGCTGCTACGAGGCTGAGCTGGCATATGCCGCGTGTTCCTGGTCTCGTCTCGCCAATCGCGTTAGAATATGGCCCGCTTATTGGCCTAGCTCGGTTACGGCTTCAACGACAGGAGCCAGCTAATAGACCATTCTGCTGGGAGCAGCATAGTTTTAGTGTCTAATAATAGAAGAAGGATTCGAATGCAAAATATGCTTGAGGATTGATGCTAGTGATGGCTTTTGCGGTTAGGCGTCGACGTAATTTGAGAGGCGCCTCCATTGTTAAAACTCTATATATCGTGAACCAAATCTTTTATATCTCGCCTCCAGACCCAGTGgtgttggaaaaaaaaaaggatttTTCACCTACAATTCCAACTACTCTCAGTCTTTCTACAACTCATATCAATACATCCGATGCCGACTACAACAACTCACGCGGCTGCAACAGCCACTTCAAATGGTGCTTTTCCAGCTTGTACCACTGCAGTCCCCGGCAAATATGGCCAAGTGCCGTTAGATGCCTGCAACTCATCGTACAATGCGATCCCAGAGTTTATTCCTGCAGTGGTAGTGTCCGTCCTCTTTGGCACGCTCACCCTCATTCATATCATCGAAGCAGTGGTATACAAAAAGGTCAGTAGTGCTTGATGCCCATCAACACCTTTCATTTCTGTTCTAAAGCGTTCTTACTTTGATGTTAGGGATACACCTGGGTCCTGATCATGGGCGGCGCTTGGGAGACAGCAGCCTTTATTCTACACGTCCTTGGCGCGCATAACCAACAAAATGTCGCCTTTGCAACAGTTTGGCAaattctctttcttctggcaCCGCTCTGGATCAATGCTTTTGTCTACATGACTTTTGCACGCATTGTTCATTTCTATATGCCAGATAGAAAAGTATGGATTATCAAAGCCTCGCAAATCTCGAAactctttgtctttgcagaCTTCTTTTCGTTTGTGGTTCAGGCTGTAGGTGGAGTCATGGTCTCTCCCAGCTCTTCCGCCTCTGTTCAACAGACTGGACTGCATGTCTACGAAGGGGGTATCGGAATTCAGGAGCTCTTCATTGTCATCTTCTTGGGTCTCATGATTACATTCCATATTCGCTTCGTCAAGCTTACGCAAGGACGCCTTTTGCTGCCCGAAGAAGTCAATTTGAATGAAGAAAACCAAGGTCGCCGCAACAATTTCGACGATCCAAATGGCTGTTTCTGGCTACTTTACGCTTTATATACCGTCTTGGCATTTATTACGGTTGGTGCTTTCCCGTCCAGGAATATAGGAGAGGTCTTCAAGATTTATAATATGCTAACGTCTTGCTATCTACTTAGATGCGCATCATTTATCGATTAATCGAATTTACAAAAGGCCTCGACCCTTCCGTTAACGCACTCCCTTTCCACGAATATTACTTTTACGCTCTCGACGCATTCCCCATGATGGCTGCTCTCCTCATCTTAGCCATCTTCCACCCGGGTCGCTTCATAAGAGGCCCCAACAGCAGCCTTCGAGACGCAACCcgggcagaaaagaagataaaaaaggccGAAAAGAAAGAGCGCGcacaggccaagaaggagcagaagcagatggcTAAAGAGGCGAAACAGGAGCAAAAGAGGTTGGATAAGGAAGCCAAAAGGGGAGGCTTTTCTGACCAGGCCTAGAGTGTGGCTGGCTACACACATCTCTTCTAAGCGCTTATGACATTAGTTCATTATCCCATGGTGATTGcgactcttcttcttctttggttgTTGGATCAAAGCTTGATACACGCCTTGCTATTGGTTTGTAACTCCAAGAGGCGAAAATCAGGAGTTGTACATCCGTATCAATTAACGGAGTCGCAAACTTCTCGATAGATGGTTACACGACGGACGATGGGCGTTGGCTATTTAATACTGACTTAGACTACTTAATAAACTTGCATAACTTCGAGTACCCTTGGTAGAGAGATGTATTGTACTACAGGTCTCAGACCCCGAATCCCCAAATCGGGGGAACACGAATGCCAGCGCAAGTGGGGCCGAAGTCTTCGGAAGACGGTCCGTCTTTCCCGTTTCATCCGCTTTGGTCCGGGGCATTGAGTTGCCTTGAGATCCCTTTGCTTTGAGAATAGTTATCGTTGCTTACTATGATACAAGTCCTAGATATATGTTTAATTTCTCAACTTGTCCTCTGTCTCTTGTTTCGCAACCGCCTAGTTTTGATATAGTCTGGACCTGATCTATTCGATATGCCCGAGACAATCTCGCATGCCCCATAGCTTCTACAGAGCGGACCAGAGTCTACGGCATAGTGCCGACGCCACGCCATTTACGTCAATGAAAGCTTCCAAGGGGCCAATGGGAAACTTCCTAT encodes:
- a CDS encoding uncharacterized protein (EggNog:ENOG41~CAZy:GH31), giving the protein MTDFDEIKDRDPYTFIPADEFFNHFDNDLFDSCIRQPERASFDEADQPKIQINGEARNVFRYGKIFRLHEQLEGEPDEESLLLIEFVRPQVWRIRFNPAAASKCSFKDENSRAIACPSMSELITKLDGFEGLDWRVELISTVPSYYILQSVKAGAEKPEVQLWIQKSPFQITAIRPVKNSRIVEKFSMPSTIEEAIRSQVDLQPIQGVEKAVIWKTKPKPIKYVSRGSATILSVEAPATAHYMGFGEQGGRNLFKSNTYMNYFNFDNMKYQNVYGNGPLDEREPLYHTEPFWMEVASHIGFQSVLATMIDNYSHTCLDVRKTHQRTIRIATRFNEFNCMIVAADRISELLNVYTSIVGKPSLKPRYVLGYHQGCYGYDTKEAVLQCAQNYRDAQFPLDAIHIDVDIQREHKTFTIDDRPGHFPQPKEMFDTLRRQGVKCCTNITPHINSAQDPEYTTLNELLENNYYVEDRRDLAKSDLRPWQDRYHYWDYGRRVVTNPSETRPDYRIPDETDLSVTYNAGKPFRGGVYYGWGNGAPGYYPNLNNHEVREWWGKQFKYLFECGVEFIWQDMTSPCIAPEYGDMKSFPFRLLLDSDTRLDESYEEVAVKRKAIEIWALYSYNLYEATFNGLQNLHLSGTLKENNDSLTKTNQELTAGNELAWRKGRRNFIIGRGSYIGSHKFAGLWTGDNASTWDFLSTSVVQVLGLGLSGNAISGQDVGGFEFIEPDHNWANPELLIRWYGAYSLLPWFRNHYTKYRTFLDGPHKGEMRKDGKQFQEPYAYDQHYRDNMHHFHDPREAFLFRAVLPVCRYYVRLRYSLMQLLYDAMFENAVTGMPVARSMIITDDQDATLFFENKWFANDQYLVGNDILVAPPLRAEAFFDRHEVYLPYPDEWFPINLYPDEPLGTALNPAIGGGSRIFCKCNISLEDDHIPRITPMYIREGAIIPKIETRMSTPDWYPNGYPGAESDMKAPEANPITFHVYPGKDNTYTMYIDDGISTDSEPLSKIPNLTDEPKPDADKYCEVLIKQVTMINKEEKCTRVLTIEAIQNGYEKYKQIVGGEYKVVFWHKESAYSNDIVVGGSLGPISVQHLERIRATVVKFATDVVHLKGGITITLIYDN
- a CDS encoding uncharacterized protein (EggNog:ENOG41~TransMembrane:7 (o47-70i77-96o108-132i152-171o191-210i245-266o286-306i)), which gives rise to MPTTTTHAAATATSNGAFPACTTAVPGKYGQVPLDACNSSYNAIPEFIPAVVVSVLFGTLTLIHIIEAVVYKKGYTWVLIMGGAWETAAFILHVLGAHNQQNVAFATVWQILFLLAPLWINAFVYMTFARIVHFYMPDRKVWIIKASQISKLFVFADFFSFVVQAVGGVMVSPSSSASVQQTGLHVYEGGIGIQELFIVIFLGLMITFHIRFVKLTQGRLLLPEEVNLNEENQGRRNNFDDPNGCFWLLYALYTVLAFITMRIIYRLIEFTKGLDPSVNALPFHEYYFYALDAFPMMAALLILAIFHPGRFIRGPNSSLRDATRAEKKIKKAEKKERAQAKKEQKQMAKEAKQEQKRLDKEAKRGGFSDQA